The following proteins are encoded in a genomic region of Dasypus novemcinctus isolate mDasNov1 chromosome 3, mDasNov1.1.hap2, whole genome shotgun sequence:
- the LOC101437374 gene encoding isovaleryl-CoA dehydrogenase, mitochondrial has protein sequence MATAAWLLGRRVASGRPRLLPPRPRPPLARLVSQPAHSPLPVDDAINGLNSEQKQLRQTMVKFLQEHLAPKAQEIDQSNEFKNLREFWKQLGSLGVLGITAPVQYGGSGLGYLEHVLVLEEISRASGAVGLSYGAHSNLCINQIVRNANEAQKEKYLPKLISGESIGALAMSEPNAGSDVVSMKLKAEKQGDYYILNGNKFWITNGPDADVIIVYAKTDVAAVPASRGITAFIVEKDMPGFSTSKKLDKLGMRGSNTCELIFEDCKVPASNILGQLSKGVYVLMSGLDLERLVLAGGPLGLMQAVLDHTLPYLHIREAFGQKIGHFQLMQGKMADMYTRLMSSRQYVYNVAKACDEGHCTPKDCAAVLLYAAECATKVALDGIQCLGGNGYINDFPMGRFLRDAKLYEIGAGTSEVRRLIIGRAFNADFH, from the exons ATGGCGACCGCCGCCTGGCTGCTGGGGCGACGTGTGGCGAGCGGGAGGCCGCGCCTGCTGCCGCCGCGGCCGCGGCCGCCGCTCGCACGCCTGGTTTCCCAGCCCGCGCACTCGCCCTTGCCCGTGGACGATGCCATCAACGGACTGAACTCAGAGCAGAAGCAG CTTCGTCAGACCATGGTGAAATTCCTTCAGGAACACTTGGCCCCCAAGGCCCAGGAGATAGATCAGAGCAATGAATTCAAGAACCTGCGT GAGTTTTGGAAGCAACTGGGGAGCTTGGGAGTATTGGGCATCACAGCCCCTG TTCAATATGGCGGCTCAGGACTGGGCTACCTGGAACATGTCCTGGTGTTGGAGGAGATCTCCCGAGCTTCTGGAGCAGTGGGACTCAGTTATGGTGCCCACTCCAACCTCTGCATCAACCAAATTGTGCGCAATGCGAATgaggcccagaaggagaagtATCTTCCCAAG CTGATCAGCGGTGAGTCCATTGGAGCCCTGGCCATGAGTGAGCCCAACGCTGGCTCTGATGTTGTTTCCATGAAGCTAAAAGCAGAAAAGCAAG GAGATTACTACATCCTCAATGGCAACAAGTTCTGGATTACTAATGGCCCTGATGCTGACGTCATCATTGTCTATGCCAAGACAGATGTGGCTGCTGTGCCAGCTTCTCGGGGCATCACAGCCTTCATTGTGGAGAAG GACATGCCTGGCTTCAGCACCTCCAAGAAGTTGGACAAGCTGGGGATGAGGGGCTCTAACACTTGTGAGCTGATCTTTGAAGACTGCAAGGTGCCTG CTTCCAACATCCTGGGCCAGTTGAGTAAGGGTGTGTATGTGCTGATGAGCGGGCTGGACCTGGAGCGGCTGGTGCTGGCTGGCGGACCACTTGG GCTCATGCAAGCCGTCCTCGATCACACCCTTCCCTACCTGCACATCAGGGAAGCCTTCGGCCAGAAGATCGGCCACTTCCAG TTGATGCAGGGGAAGATGGCCGACATGTACACCCGCCTCATGTCGTCTCGGCAGTATGTCTACAACGTCGCTAAGGCCTGCGATGAAGGCCACTGCACTCCCAAG gactgTGCGGCCGTGCTTCTTTATGCAGCTGAATGCGCCACAAAGGTAGCCTTGGACGGCATCCAGTGTCTCG GTGGTAATGGCTACATCAACGACTTCCCCATGGGCCGTTTTCTGCGAGATGCCAAGCTGTATGAGATTGGGGCTGGGACCAGTGAAGTGAGGCGGCTGATCATCGGCAGAGCCTTCAACGCAGACTTCCACTAG